Part of the Halogeometricum sp. S3BR5-2 genome, TCAGCGTCGCGAAGTCGCCGTCCGGCGCCGCGGGAACGACGCCCGCGTTCACGAGCGAGCGGCCGTAGATGCCGCCCTTGTACCGCTGAGCGGGTTCGCCGGCGTTCCGGGCCGCGCTGTCCTCGAACATCCGCGCCAGCGTCCCGTCGCCGACGACCTCGTCCTCGAAGGTCGCTTCGGAGTCCCGCCAGTTCATACAACAGTGTATTCGTTCACAATTTAAAAGAATATACCTTCGTGGCGCGGGGCGGGCGCTCGTCGCCGGCGGTGGCTGCTCTACTTCTGTTTCGCCTGATAGTCCAGATAGCCGAGGACGCCGCGCGCGTTCAGTTTCTCCTCCTCGCTCGCCTTCCGGTCGCCCCACACCTCGGCCATCTGCGTGTGTTCGGCGAAGTGTTCGACGACGGCGTCGTCGTCGCCGAGTTCCTCGCGCTTCTGCCGGATAGCCTCGACCCACTCCACGAGCGTCCGCTTGTACGACTCCATCAGCGCCTCGTCGTAGTCGGCGGGGCCGAAGTGGCCGAAGCAGAGCACCGCGGGTTCGATGTTCTCGATGGTCCGCACGTCCGCCAGGCACTTCTCCAAGTCGAACTGCGAGGGCGGAGACGTCTGCCTGACTTCCCCTTTCTGCGGGACGTAGATGCCCGCCGCGTCGCCGGTGAACAGCACGTCGTCGGCCGAATCGAGGAACATCGTCTGATGGGGGGCGTGCCCCGGCGCTTCGATCACCGACAGCGTTCGGTCGCCGAGGTCGATTTCGTCGCCGTCGCTCAGCGGTTCGACGCGGTCCTCGGGGACGGGTTTCGGTTCGACGTAGTACTCCCACTGCCGGCCGACGGCGGCCTTCGTCCCCTCCACCAACCGCTCGGGGTCGACGAGGTGCGGAACGCCGATTTCGTGTGTCAGCACCGTCGCGTTCGGGCACGCCTTGGCGAGGTAGCCCGCGCCGCCCGCGTGGTCGAGGTGGACGTGCGTCGGCAGGACGTACGCCACGTCCTCGCGGGCGATGTCGAGTTCGTCGAGGGCGTCGAGGAGGAACTCCCGGTTCGTCCCGATGCCGGTGTCGACGAACGCCGGTCGTTCGGCGTCGAGGATGTACACCGAGCCGTACCGCTCGGTGTCGTACATCCCGGTGTCGACGTAGTAGAGGTCCGCCGCGCCGGGCACCGCCGAAACGTCGCCGATTGCCATGGCGGATGGCCGACGCGCGCGATGAAAAGCGTTCGGCTCCTGGCTATCGGTCGGCTGTCGAGTCGGTTCCGAAACCGCGCTCGGAGACGAGAACACCCCGAAAGCCCCCGCGATGTCGACTCGGGGGCCTCGCTGCGGTCCTCGTCGCTCACTTCGCTCCGCTCGTTCGCGCCTGCGGTCCTTTCGTCGGCCGCCGTCGTCGACACCGCGGCCCGTTTCAGTCCCGCCCGCGCGGACGATTCGGCAGTCGTCGCGCATCCGGGCCACCCGAATCGGCGCTCCGTCGCCCGCGCCCCCCGCCGAGTGCCACGGATGCGACACGGTTTTTGCGCGTCCATCAGTAGCACTGCGCAATGATTAGCAGACAGTTCCTCCGCGAGAACCCGGAGACGGTTCGGGAGGCGCTCCGGAACAAGGGCATCGAGGACGTGGACTTAGACCGCGTCCTCGAAGTGGACGAGGAGTGGCGGTCGCTGAAACAGGAGGGCGACGACCTGCGGCACGAGCGCAACGAGACGTCCTCGAAGATAGGCGACCTGAAGGCCGCGGGAAAAGAAGAGGAGGCACAGGAGGCCATCGAGCGCTCCCAGGAGTTGAAATCGGAGTTGGGCGAGGTGGAGTCGCGCGCGGACGAACTCGAAGCCGAGTTGGAGGAGAAACTGCTCGAACTCCCGCAGATTCCCCACGAGGACGTGCCCGTCGGCGACGACGAGGACGACAACGTCGAGCGCCGCCGCGAGGGGTTCGACGACCTGCGCACGTTGCCCGACTCGGTGACTCCCCACTACGACATCGGCGAGGACCTGGACATCCTGGACTTCGAGCGCGGCGCGAAGGTGACCGGCGGCGGTTTCTACTTCGCGAAGGGCGACGGGGCGCGCCTCGAACACGCCCTCATTCAGTTCATGATGGACGTCCACCGCGAACAGGGCTACGTCGACGTCTTCCCCCCGATTCCGGTCAATTCGCGGTCGATGGTCGGCACCGGCCAGTTCCCGAAGTTCACCGACGACGCCTACCGCATCGGCGAGTCCAACGAGGAGGAGTGGGACGACGAGGACCTGTGGCTCCTCCCCACCGCGGAGGTGCCGGTGACGAACATGTACCGCGACGAGATTCTGCTCGACGACGACCTGCCGGTGAAACACCAGG contains:
- a CDS encoding MBL fold metallo-hydrolase, which translates into the protein MAIGDVSAVPGAADLYYVDTGMYDTERYGSVYILDAERPAFVDTGIGTNREFLLDALDELDIAREDVAYVLPTHVHLDHAGGAGYLAKACPNATVLTHEIGVPHLVDPERLVEGTKAAVGRQWEYYVEPKPVPEDRVEPLSDGDEIDLGDRTLSVIEAPGHAPHQTMFLDSADDVLFTGDAAGIYVPQKGEVRQTSPPSQFDLEKCLADVRTIENIEPAVLCFGHFGPADYDEALMESYKRTLVEWVEAIRQKREELGDDDAVVEHFAEHTQMAEVWGDRKASEEEKLNARGVLGYLDYQAKQK
- the serS gene encoding serine--tRNA ligase: MISRQFLRENPETVREALRNKGIEDVDLDRVLEVDEEWRSLKQEGDDLRHERNETSSKIGDLKAAGKEEEAQEAIERSQELKSELGEVESRADELEAELEEKLLELPQIPHEDVPVGDDEDDNVERRREGFDDLRTLPDSVTPHYDIGEDLDILDFERGAKVTGGGFYFAKGDGARLEHALIQFMMDVHREQGYVDVFPPIPVNSRSMVGTGQFPKFTDDAYRIGESNEEEWDDEDLWLLPTAEVPVTNMYRDEILLDDDLPVKHQAYTPNFRREAGEHGTETRGIVRVHQFNKVEMVNFVRPEESYERFDELLDDAEEVLRRLGLPYRILEMCTGDLGFTQAKKYDIEVWAPGDDMDDGPEEGGRWLEVSSVSNFEDFQARRAGLRYRPERHESAEYLHTLNGSGLAVPRVVVAILEYYQNDDGTVEVPEALRPYMGGLETIEGHEPVGESAVGAGKRD